From the Solanum pennellii chromosome 4, SPENNV200 genome, one window contains:
- the LOC107017406 gene encoding succinate dehydrogenase [ubiquinone] iron-sulfur subunit 3, mitochondrial-like — translation MSRNLILKEVVKKLRHLRKREYSRFPILEGHPIAQQHGKEAVEILKKLSDKDKKMKEFRIYRWNPHKPNQKPFLQSFFLHLPSCGPMVLDALQKIKGEEDSSLSYRRSCREGICGSCSMNINGVNTVACLKPIDTDTSKPTTITPLPHMFVIKDLVVDLTNFYQQYKSIEPWLKTRKPPPDGREYRQTPEDRKKLDGLYECILCACCSTSCPSYWWNPEEFLGPAALLHAYRWISDSRDEFANERLQAITEDQGRLYRCRTIKNCTACCPKSLNPANAINKMKTIHLTEKPIQDLEAEPEPRFGQA, via the exons ATGTCAAGAAACTTAATACTAAAAGAAGTGGTAAAGAAATTGAGGCATTTGAGAAAGAGGGAGTACTCTAGGTTCCCTATACTTGAAGGGCACCCAATTGCACAACAACATGGAAAAGAAGCTGTTGAAATTctcaagaaattaagtgataaaGATAAGAAGATGAAGGAATTTAGGATTTATAGGTGGAACCCTCATAAACCTAACCAAAAACCTTTTCTTCAATCCttctttcttcatcttccttCCTGTGGCCCCATG GTTCTGGATGCATTGCAAAAGATAAAGGGGGAGGAAGATTCGAGTTTGAGTTACAGAAGGTCATGTAGAGAAGGAATATGCGGATCATGCTCAATGAACATAAATGGTGTTAACACCGTCGCATGTCTCAAGCCTATAGATACAGACACTAGCAAGCCAACTACCATCACTCCTCTCCCTCACATGTTTGTTATCAAAGATTTGGTGGTTGATCTCACTAATTTCTACCAGCAGTACAA GTCTATAGAGCCATGGTTGAAGACACGAAAACCGCCCCCAGACGGGAGAGAATACAGGCAAACACCAGAGGATAGGAAGAAGCTTGATGGTTTATACGAATGCATATTATGTGCTTGTTGCAGTACTTCTTGTCCTTCTTACTGGTGGAATCCCGAGGAGTTCCTTGGACCTGCAGCCTTGCTCCATGCCTATCGATGGATCTCGGACAG tcGAGATGAATTTGCAAATGAGAGATTGCAGGCAATAACAGAGGATCAAGGGCGTTTGTACCGGTGCAGGACCATAAAAAATTGCACAGCATGTTGCCCGAAGAGCCTTAATCCTGCTAATGCCATAAACAAGATGAAGACTATTCACTTAACTGAGAAGCCAATCCAGGATCTTGAAGCTGAGCCCGAGCCTCGTTTTGGGCAAGCCTAA